One genomic window of Sporosarcina ureae includes the following:
- a CDS encoding YuiB family protein, translating into MQTISIAQVMLSILIFIVMFFGIGFLLNMLLRMTWLMAIIYPIIVIFIIDDVSMYEYITKPGFAFSELGANIMSLHAVDIVILASGMVGAIIAGFVMKVLRKMGYQMF; encoded by the coding sequence ATGCAAACTATATCCATAGCACAAGTGATGCTATCGATCTTGATATTTATTGTGATGTTTTTCGGTATCGGTTTTTTATTAAATATGCTGTTACGTATGACGTGGCTTATGGCTATCATTTATCCGATTATCGTGATTTTTATTATTGATGATGTATCGATGTATGAATACATTACGAAGCCTGGTTTTGCTTTTAGTGAGCTAGGGGCGAATATTATGTCGCTGCATGCCGTAGATATCGTGATTTTGGCGAGCGGTATGGTCGGTGCGATTATCGCAGGTTTCGTGATGAAGGTTTTACGCAAAATGGGTTATCAGATGTTCTAA
- a CDS encoding Na+/H+ antiporter subunit D, producing the protein MINLLLFPIIIPFFFAMILLFFKEQVVVQRVLTLIGLALSLVASFWLIATVKTEGIQTVTLGSWPAPFGITMVSDMFSAMLVTTTIIITFFVVIYSFSSIGVERERFFYYPAILFMITGINGAFTTGDIFNMFVFFEVLLIASYLLIVLGGEKRQLRESIKYILVNVISSAIFVIAVAYLYSIIGTLNMADISVKIAEINQPGIISVIAILFLIVFGIKGAIFPLYFWLPNSYAAPPIPVLALFGALLTKVGVYAITRTYTLFFVHDIGFTHQFLMVLSLLTIIAGCIGALAYFDLKQIIIYNIIIAVGVILFGVAQMNTSGLEGAVYYLIHDMLIKGALFVLIGIIIYVTGTSNLREMGGLIKTHGTLGWTYLIAAFGLAGIPPLSGFIGKVLITKGAFEADHVIGSIIILASSLVVLLSVIRIFIYAFWGTQKNELPVRDQRTYRHMMFPAIMLVLITVAYGVGAEWLMPYMTDAADVLTDPSIYINAVLKE; encoded by the coding sequence ATGATTAATCTTCTTTTATTTCCGATCATTATTCCTTTCTTTTTCGCGATGATCTTATTGTTTTTCAAAGAGCAGGTGGTCGTCCAGAGAGTTTTGACACTGATCGGATTGGCTCTCAGTCTAGTTGCTTCTTTTTGGCTTATCGCGACAGTGAAGACAGAAGGAATCCAAACCGTGACACTCGGAAGCTGGCCTGCACCATTCGGGATTACGATGGTGTCGGACATGTTCTCCGCCATGCTCGTCACGACGACGATTATCATCACATTTTTTGTCGTCATCTATAGCTTTTCATCCATTGGTGTAGAAAGAGAACGATTTTTCTACTATCCTGCGATTCTGTTCATGATTACAGGGATCAATGGTGCCTTTACAACAGGCGATATTTTCAATATGTTCGTATTTTTCGAAGTGCTACTGATCGCGTCGTATTTGCTCATTGTGCTTGGCGGCGAGAAACGGCAGCTTCGTGAATCTATCAAATACATATTGGTGAATGTCATTTCATCTGCCATCTTTGTCATTGCGGTAGCGTATTTGTACTCTATCATCGGCACATTGAATATGGCGGATATTTCGGTGAAGATCGCCGAGATCAATCAACCAGGAATTATTTCTGTCATCGCGATTTTGTTTTTGATCGTCTTCGGAATTAAAGGGGCAATCTTTCCCTTGTATTTCTGGTTACCCAATTCGTACGCTGCACCACCGATACCAGTCCTCGCATTATTCGGTGCCTTATTGACTAAAGTAGGTGTCTATGCGATTACGCGTACCTATACGTTGTTTTTCGTGCATGACATTGGATTCACGCATCAGTTTCTGATGGTTCTATCTTTACTAACTATCATTGCAGGTTGTATCGGCGCTCTTGCGTATTTCGATTTAAAACAAATTATCATTTACAATATCATCATTGCAGTAGGTGTCATCTTGTTCGGTGTAGCTCAAATGAACACATCTGGACTTGAAGGTGCAGTTTACTATTTGATTCATGATATGTTGATCAAAGGTGCACTGTTTGTCTTGATCGGTATCATCATTTACGTAACCGGCACTTCAAACTTGCGGGAAATGGGTGGTTTAATTAAAACGCATGGAACGCTTGGTTGGACGTATTTAATCGCTGCGTTCGGTCTGGCTGGTATCCCTCCGTTGAGTGGATTTATCGGGAAAGTACTCATCACAAAAGGTGCGTTTGAAGCGGATCATGTAATCGGTAGTATCATTATTTTGGCCTCTAGCCTAGTGGTACTACTGTCTGTCATTCGGATTTTCATTTATGCATTTTGGGGTACTCAGAAGAACGAGCTGCCTGTTCGCGATCAACGTACGTATCGGCATATGATGTTCCCAGCTATTATGTTGGTACTCATTACGGTAGCGTACGGTGTGGGTGCGGAGTGGCTTATGCCATATATGACGGATGCTGCTGATGTCTTAACAGATCCATCCATCTATATAAATGCGGTGTTAAAGGAGTAG
- a CDS encoding NAD(P)/FAD-dependent oxidoreductase, with protein MKRPTILVLGAGYGGLMTVVNLQKSLGTDEADIVLINKNDYHYESTWLHEAAAGTLSPEQVRYDISSVINSNKVKFIEAEVTGIDVATKNVKTNLGSHTYDYLVIGLGFEGETFGIPGLDKYALSIANVNAARHIRDHMEYQFATWSTEEVKDDSRLTIIVGGAGFTGIEYLGELGNRVPELCEEYDVPAKKVRILCVEAAPMVLPGFDPELVEYAVRQLGAKGVEFSIGTPVVEATPEGVKIKKGEDEFEFIKAGTVVWAAGVRGNHLIEESGIENMRARVKVEKDMRAPGFDDVFVVGDCALMINEAINRPYPPTAQIAMQQGEIIANNIIALMKGNPTKEFVPDLKGSVCSLGDSDAIGVVFDKKVTGTKASFMKKMIDNRALFMIGGLGLTIKKGKFNVLK; from the coding sequence GTGAAAAGACCAACAATCTTAGTATTGGGTGCAGGTTATGGCGGTTTAATGACTGTTGTGAATTTACAAAAGTCATTAGGTACAGATGAAGCAGATATCGTTCTGATCAACAAAAATGACTATCACTATGAATCTACATGGTTGCATGAAGCGGCAGCTGGAACATTATCTCCAGAACAAGTTCGCTATGATATTTCAAGCGTAATCAATAGCAATAAAGTAAAGTTCATCGAAGCAGAAGTTACTGGCATCGATGTGGCGACGAAAAACGTAAAGACGAACCTCGGTTCTCACACATATGACTACTTAGTAATCGGCCTTGGTTTCGAAGGTGAAACTTTCGGAATTCCAGGTTTGGACAAGTATGCACTGTCTATTGCCAATGTCAATGCAGCTCGTCATATTCGTGATCATATGGAATATCAATTCGCTACATGGTCTACTGAAGAAGTAAAAGATGATAGCCGTTTGACTATCATCGTAGGTGGAGCTGGTTTCACGGGAATTGAGTATCTTGGTGAACTAGGAAACCGTGTACCTGAATTATGTGAAGAATATGATGTGCCAGCCAAAAAGGTGCGCATTCTCTGTGTAGAAGCTGCGCCAATGGTATTGCCTGGTTTCGATCCGGAACTTGTGGAATACGCAGTGCGTCAATTAGGCGCAAAAGGTGTAGAATTCTCTATCGGTACACCGGTTGTAGAAGCAACTCCTGAAGGCGTGAAGATTAAAAAAGGCGAAGATGAGTTTGAATTCATCAAAGCGGGTACAGTTGTATGGGCTGCCGGTGTTCGTGGTAACCATTTGATCGAAGAATCGGGTATAGAAAACATGCGTGCTCGCGTGAAAGTTGAAAAAGATATGCGTGCGCCAGGATTCGACGATGTATTTGTAGTAGGTGACTGTGCATTGATGATCAACGAAGCGATTAATCGTCCGTATCCACCAACTGCACAAATCGCTATGCAACAAGGCGAAATAATTGCTAACAATATCATCGCATTGATGAAAGGAAACCCAACTAAAGAATTCGTACCGGATTTAAAAGGTAGCGTGTGTTCTCTAGGTGATTCTGATGCGATTGGTGTAGTATTCGATAAAAAAGTGACGGGTACGAAAGCGTCATTCATGAAGAAAATGATCGATAATCGTGCGCTATTCATGATCGGCGGTCTAGGATTAACGATTAAAAAAGGTAAATTCAACGTTCTCAAATGA
- a CDS encoding divergent PAP2 family protein, whose translation MAIFENIPLLAALFAIFFAQFVKIPIHFLLTRKLDFGLMTSTGGMPSSHSAAVTALTTAIAFEAGLDSPLFAISAIFAVIVMFDATGIRYQAGQQAVIINQMRSDFQIFVSDLKDWPKKDNDAKIQELKTLLGHKPNEVFFGALTGILISIITYTVIL comes from the coding sequence TTGGCTATTTTTGAAAATATACCGCTCCTCGCAGCGCTATTCGCCATCTTTTTTGCCCAATTTGTAAAAATTCCTATTCATTTTTTATTAACGCGTAAACTCGATTTCGGACTCATGACTTCCACAGGCGGCATGCCGAGTTCTCACTCAGCAGCAGTCACCGCACTCACAACTGCCATCGCATTCGAAGCGGGCCTAGATTCACCACTATTCGCCATATCCGCTATATTCGCAGTCATTGTTATGTTCGATGCAACCGGCATCCGCTACCAAGCCGGACAACAAGCCGTCATCATCAACCAAATGCGCTCCGACTTCCAAATATTCGTCAGTGACTTGAAAGACTGGCCGAAGAAAGACAATGACGCCAAAATTCAAGAACTCAAAACTTTACTCGGTCACAAACCAAACGAAGTATTCTTTGGAGCGCTAACAGGTATCCTCATCTCGATCATTACGTATACCGTTATCTTGTAA
- a CDS encoding Na(+)/H(+) antiporter subunit C, with the protein MEFILAILIGILFTAAVYLILSRSLLKVILGTGLLSHGAHLLILTMGGLGGSAPPVLIDGVTDFADPLPQALILTAIVISFGVTAVMLVMAYRMYAVHQTDNMNELRGNDEHD; encoded by the coding sequence ATGGAGTTTATTCTTGCGATTCTCATCGGTATATTATTTACGGCAGCCGTCTATTTAATTTTATCGAGGAGTTTACTGAAAGTAATTTTAGGCACTGGTTTGCTCAGTCACGGAGCGCACTTACTCATTCTTACGATGGGTGGACTTGGTGGCTCAGCGCCTCCTGTTCTAATCGATGGTGTGACGGACTTTGCAGATCCCCTGCCTCAAGCATTAATCTTAACTGCGATCGTCATCAGTTTTGGTGTGACGGCGGTCATGCTTGTCATGGCATATCGGATGTATGCTGTACACCAAACAGATAATATGAATGAATTGAGAGGGAATGATGAACATGATTAA
- a CDS encoding Na(+)/H(+) antiporter subunit B, translating to MKTNDVILQTTAKVVFFIIFLFSIHIFFAGHYAPGGGFVGGLLTTGAIVLLLLAFDLRTIQQILPFNFTVMTAIGLLLALGTAAGSIFFNVPFFTHAFSDFDLPLFGHTSLHTAMLFDSGVYLVVVGSAITIIQSIGGDD from the coding sequence ATGAAAACAAATGATGTTATTTTACAAACCACAGCTAAAGTAGTGTTTTTCATCATCTTCTTGTTCTCCATACACATCTTTTTCGCGGGTCACTATGCACCAGGGGGAGGATTCGTCGGTGGCTTGTTGACGACAGGAGCGATTGTACTGTTGTTATTGGCATTCGATTTACGGACGATTCAACAGATTCTACCGTTTAACTTTACAGTAATGACTGCGATTGGATTATTGCTTGCATTAGGTACAGCAGCGGGCTCGATTTTCTTTAATGTGCCATTCTTCACGCATGCATTCAGTGACTTTGATTTACCACTGTTTGGTCACACGTCCCTTCACACAGCGATGTTGTTCGATAGTGGCGTTTACTTAGTGGTCGTCGGTTCCGCCATCACGATTATTCAATCGATTGGAGGCGATGACTGA
- a CDS encoding Na(+)/H(+) antiporter subunit F1 — translation MIIFYSVCLVLVILSMLGLLYRVWKGPSVPDRLVALDAIGVMLISAIALFSILFDTPFFIDAILLIAIMSFIGTVSFSKFIERGEIIERGSDR, via the coding sequence ATGATTATATTTTATTCTGTCTGTCTCGTGCTAGTCATCCTGTCTATGCTCGGATTATTATATCGTGTATGGAAAGGTCCTTCCGTGCCGGATCGTTTAGTCGCTCTCGATGCGATCGGTGTCATGCTCATATCGGCGATTGCACTGTTTTCCATCTTGTTCGACACACCATTCTTCATCGATGCCATTCTATTGATCGCCATTATGTCGTTTATCGGCACAGTGTCCTTCTCAAAATTCATTGAGAGAGGAGAGATTATCGAACGTGGATCTGATCGCTGA
- a CDS encoding NifU family protein, which translates to MTTDIKLYEPVKEVLDKLRPFLLRDGGDCELVDIDEGIVKLRLLGACGTCPSSTITLKAGIERALLEEVPGVVEVEQVF; encoded by the coding sequence ATGACAACAGATATTAAATTATATGAGCCGGTAAAAGAAGTGCTAGATAAATTGCGCCCATTCCTCTTGCGAGACGGAGGGGACTGCGAACTAGTGGATATCGATGAAGGTATAGTGAAGCTTCGCCTTTTAGGAGCATGCGGAACTTGCCCTAGTTCGACAATTACATTAAAAGCGGGTATTGAACGTGCATTACTTGAAGAAGTACCAGGCGTAGTAGAAGTGGAACAGGTTTTTTAA
- the mnhG gene encoding monovalent cation/H(+) antiporter subunit G produces MDLIADIIIVLLVTAGIVFTIVTVIGILRLPDVYTRAHAASKSATLGVMSLLLGVFLHFWWNEGHFSIQLLLGIAFLFITSPIGGHLMTRAAYMSGVEPTKLTIGDDLKEAVIEHRKESNKNTPDDK; encoded by the coding sequence GTGGATCTGATCGCTGATATTATTATTGTGTTACTCGTCACAGCGGGGATTGTTTTTACGATCGTCACAGTCATTGGAATCTTACGGCTTCCGGATGTCTATACACGCGCACATGCTGCTTCAAAGAGTGCTACACTTGGGGTCATGAGTTTATTGCTCGGAGTTTTCCTCCACTTTTGGTGGAATGAAGGCCACTTTAGTATTCAGCTACTGCTCGGTATCGCCTTCTTATTCATCACTTCTCCAATTGGTGGTCACTTAATGACACGTGCTGCTTATATGTCGGGTGTAGAACCTACCAAATTGACAATTGGTGATGATCTAAAAGAAGCTGTAATAGAACATCGCAAAGAATCAAATAAAAACACACCGGATGACAAATAG
- a CDS encoding Na+/H+ antiporter subunit E has product MAFQILLNFFIAVVWMFMSSSLTPSTFIIGYLIGLLMIIMTRRYFSGRLYIWRIWSALKLTAIFLKELIMSNISVLLLVIKPDLSTMRPMFFAMPTELEKDWEITLLSSLITLTPGTVVVHVSDDQRTLYIHAIDVDDVDEAIDSIKNTFEKAIMEVSRG; this is encoded by the coding sequence ATGGCTTTTCAGATACTATTAAATTTCTTCATTGCAGTCGTTTGGATGTTCATGTCAAGTTCATTGACACCTTCTACGTTCATCATCGGATATCTTATTGGGCTGTTGATGATCATCATGACACGCCGTTATTTCAGTGGACGCTTGTACATTTGGCGAATCTGGTCCGCACTAAAACTGACAGCGATTTTCCTAAAAGAACTGATCATGTCGAATATTTCCGTGTTGTTACTAGTGATCAAGCCGGATTTATCGACTATGCGACCGATGTTCTTCGCTATGCCAACAGAACTTGAAAAAGATTGGGAAATTACGTTGTTATCTAGTTTAATTACGTTGACACCTGGTACGGTCGTCGTTCATGTTTCAGATGATCAGCGTACGTTGTATATCCATGCGATTGATGTAGACGATGTGGATGAAGCAATCGATTCTATTAAAAACACATTCGAGAAAGCCATTATGGAGGTGAGCCGAGGATGA
- a CDS encoding YuzB family protein has translation MNPIVEFCMSNLANGAYPVFETLERDPNIDVLEYGCLSYCTKCSDTLYAIVNGELVEADTADELTKQIYQFIEENPLF, from the coding sequence ATGAATCCCATCGTGGAATTTTGTATGAGTAATTTGGCAAATGGAGCCTACCCCGTATTTGAAACGTTGGAGCGCGATCCAAACATCGACGTACTGGAATACGGCTGTTTGAGCTATTGTACGAAGTGTAGTGATACGTTGTACGCGATTGTTAATGGTGAACTTGTCGAAGCGGATACTGCGGATGAACTGACGAAGCAAATTTATCAGTTTATTGAAGAGAATCCACTTTTTTAA
- a CDS encoding HesB/IscA family protein, which translates to MTNTVEITEAAAFHVKKMMTHNEEEGSFLRVSVNGGGCSGLTYGLGFAQEKEDDDLSYTAHGIPVVIKEEDAAILVGTKVDYKESLMGGGFTIDNPNAIANCGCGTSFRTAKKAGTPADCE; encoded by the coding sequence ATGACGAATACAGTAGAGATTACAGAAGCAGCAGCATTTCACGTGAAGAAAATGATGACTCATAATGAAGAAGAAGGATCGTTCTTGCGCGTTTCCGTTAATGGCGGAGGTTGTAGCGGGTTAACATATGGTCTTGGTTTTGCCCAAGAGAAAGAAGACGATGACCTTTCTTATACAGCGCATGGCATCCCTGTAGTGATTAAAGAAGAGGATGCAGCTATTCTTGTAGGTACAAAAGTGGATTATAAAGAATCACTAATGGGTGGTGGCTTTACCATCGATAATCCGAATGCCATTGCAAATTGTGGTTGCGGTACTTCATTTAGAACAGCTAAAAAAGCTGGCACACCGGCAGATTGCGAATAA
- a CDS encoding DUF2225 domain-containing protein, which translates to MILVEISPFYEKKMQCLLCKEHFPTTKIRSRQVRVVDHDSDFRPIYMNKEVNPIFYNVAVCPTCGFAFTDDFVPYFAPGTKEIIAKNITAKWHSRSFGGERTKGQAIEAYKLAYLNAHFKKEKHLTMAGMMLRIAWIYRNDENRQKEMRYLEISRDLYIKAFSEGDYMGTQMSETRVQYIIAELSWRIHDREEAIRNFSRVIETQKKSTEPTIIQMAKDRWQEIRDEEPAHKTS; encoded by the coding sequence ATGATACTAGTGGAAATCAGCCCATTTTATGAGAAGAAGATGCAGTGCTTACTGTGTAAAGAGCATTTCCCTACTACTAAAATTCGTTCTCGCCAAGTAAGAGTAGTTGATCATGATAGCGATTTTAGACCTATTTATATGAACAAGGAAGTTAATCCTATTTTTTATAATGTTGCCGTTTGTCCGACTTGCGGTTTTGCATTTACTGATGATTTCGTTCCGTACTTTGCGCCCGGCACAAAAGAAATAATCGCCAAAAATATAACAGCCAAATGGCATAGTCGCTCATTTGGTGGCGAACGGACGAAAGGACAAGCGATTGAAGCCTATAAATTAGCGTATTTAAATGCCCACTTTAAAAAAGAAAAGCATTTAACGATGGCAGGAATGATGTTGCGTATAGCCTGGATTTATCGTAATGATGAAAACCGTCAGAAAGAAATGCGTTATCTGGAAATATCACGTGACCTGTACATAAAAGCATTTTCTGAAGGTGATTATATGGGAACACAAATGTCTGAAACTCGTGTGCAATATATAATTGCAGAATTATCTTGGCGCATCCATGATCGTGAAGAAGCCATACGAAACTTCTCACGTGTAATTGAAACGCAAAAAAAATCGACCGAACCTACAATAATCCAAATGGCGAAAGATCGATGGCAAGAAATCCGTGATGAAGAACCCGCACATAAAACGAGCTGA
- a CDS encoding YuzD family protein, with protein sequence MSQSPVTIEVYGAEIVCASCVNAPSSKDTYEWLQAAISRKYPEQPFTITYIDIDQDLAESRQREIVEKIREDEYFYPLVLINNEMIGEGHIQLKPVFNALEAHGYQAQ encoded by the coding sequence ATGTCACAATCCCCAGTAACAATCGAAGTATATGGTGCAGAAATCGTCTGTGCCAGCTGTGTAAATGCACCATCTTCTAAAGATACGTATGAATGGCTACAAGCAGCGATATCAAGAAAGTACCCTGAACAACCGTTTACTATTACGTATATTGATATCGACCAAGATTTAGCAGAATCCAGGCAGCGTGAAATTGTCGAGAAAATTCGTGAAGACGAGTATTTTTATCCACTCGTACTGATTAATAACGAAATGATTGGAGAAGGTCATATTCAACTGAAGCCCGTTTTTAACGCATTAGAAGCACATGGTTATCAAGCACAATAA
- a CDS encoding leucyl aminopeptidase — protein sequence MINVETASAIDQTEVEVLIIGIPDHPENVEGFDLFVESFHPLLPDWIKSQDVQQKFKTITKMPALSKQRYDRVYFVGVGNQKRLTEQPLRELFAEVGKQLNQDRVRTVGVWIAPFCNEEINSEDVAFLASEGIGMGSYTYEGFKTSSNEVDIPLTTVTFITTEDEERVTAAGEVGMISAHAVNEARTLVNVPPNLLTPTKMAEYAQELAESYDLEIDILGKAEMEELGMGAILAVNQGSVEEPKLIVLKYQATEQWEDVVGLVGKGITYDTGGYSLKPKDGMVGMKGDMGGAAAVLGAMAIIGESRPKKNVMAVIASSDNMISGEAFKPDDVITSLSGKTIEVLNTDAEGRLVLADAVTYAKQAGAEYLIDVATLTGGVIVALGNDKTGTLTNDDAFYKKFQEAADETGEFIWQLPLTESDRKRIRKSDVADVNNSPGRDGHMIFGGGFVGEFVGDTPWIHLDIAGTSDAASPHALGPKGATGVMVRTLATFVERLAAETEQQE from the coding sequence ATGATAAACGTAGAAACAGCATCCGCAATCGATCAGACAGAAGTAGAAGTACTTATTATAGGCATACCAGATCATCCAGAGAACGTAGAAGGCTTCGATTTGTTCGTTGAATCTTTCCATCCTCTTTTGCCGGATTGGATTAAATCACAGGACGTTCAACAGAAGTTTAAGACGATTACCAAAATGCCTGCACTATCCAAGCAACGTTACGACCGCGTGTACTTTGTAGGCGTCGGCAATCAGAAGCGACTGACAGAACAGCCTCTGCGTGAATTATTCGCTGAGGTAGGTAAACAACTAAACCAAGACCGTGTGCGCACTGTAGGCGTCTGGATAGCGCCGTTTTGCAATGAAGAGATAAATAGTGAGGACGTAGCTTTCCTAGCCTCTGAGGGTATCGGAATGGGCTCATACACATATGAGGGATTCAAGACGTCATCCAATGAAGTAGATATCCCCCTAACTACGGTTACATTTATTACGACGGAAGATGAAGAGCGTGTTACTGCTGCAGGAGAAGTGGGCATGATCTCCGCACATGCGGTGAACGAAGCTAGGACGCTAGTCAATGTACCACCCAATTTGTTGACACCAACTAAGATGGCGGAATACGCACAAGAATTAGCGGAAAGCTATGACTTGGAAATAGATATACTGGGTAAAGCTGAAATGGAAGAGCTTGGTATGGGAGCGATTCTTGCGGTCAATCAAGGTTCAGTAGAAGAACCGAAACTCATTGTTCTCAAGTATCAAGCGACGGAACAGTGGGAAGATGTCGTGGGTTTAGTCGGTAAAGGTATCACGTATGACACGGGTGGCTATTCATTGAAGCCTAAAGACGGCATGGTTGGCATGAAAGGTGATATGGGTGGCGCAGCGGCTGTACTCGGCGCTATGGCAATCATTGGGGAATCACGACCGAAGAAAAATGTGATGGCGGTCATTGCTTCTTCAGATAACATGATTTCAGGTGAAGCGTTCAAGCCGGATGATGTCATCACATCATTAAGCGGTAAGACAATTGAAGTGTTGAATACAGATGCGGAAGGCCGTTTAGTGCTGGCTGATGCAGTGACCTATGCGAAGCAAGCGGGCGCTGAGTATTTGATTGATGTAGCCACACTAACGGGCGGTGTTATTGTAGCACTCGGTAATGATAAAACGGGCACATTGACCAACGATGACGCATTCTATAAAAAATTTCAAGAGGCGGCGGATGAAACAGGGGAATTCATTTGGCAACTGCCATTGACTGAAAGTGATCGTAAGCGGATTCGCAAAAGTGATGTCGCCGATGTAAATAACTCACCAGGACGAGATGGCCATATGATCTTTGGAGGCGGCTTTGTCGGAGAATTTGTTGGAGATACACCATGGATTCATTTAGACATTGCAGGTACGTCTGACGCGGCCAGTCCACATGCGCTCGGTCCGAAAGGTGCGACGGGCGTTATGGTCCGTACATTGGCGACCTTTGTGGAGCGCTTGGCTGCTGAAACAGAACAACAAGAATAA
- a CDS encoding NAD(P)/FAD-dependent oxidoreductase — translation MRKLLLLGAGYGNMRILLRLLNKELPSDIEITLVDRTLFHSLKTEFYALAAGTVSDSEVRVAIPIHDQLKVVEGEIQEIKLEEKQVLLANGQALAYDELVIGLGSEDNYHNVPGAAEHTLSIQTIGKSRRTYQTLLGLGDGATVGIVGAGLSGIELASELRESRPDLKIKLFDRSPRILRDFPERLSNFVKGWFDENEVEVVANSNITKVGEHILYNHEDTIDVDAVVWTAGIKPGKVVDDLVIQKDRSGRIVLNQYHQVPSYRNVYVVGDIAALTHAPSAQLAEVQGEQIVQVLRSTWKGEPLMPEMPELKLKGFMGSLGKKQGFAYLADRTVTGRIARLMKSGLLWMYKWHNG, via the coding sequence ATGAGAAAATTACTTTTACTAGGTGCCGGCTATGGTAATATGAGAATTTTATTGCGTTTGTTAAATAAAGAATTACCAAGCGATATTGAAATTACACTTGTCGATAGAACGTTATTTCATAGTTTGAAAACAGAATTTTATGCATTGGCAGCAGGAACCGTTTCTGACTCCGAAGTCCGCGTTGCCATTCCTATTCATGATCAATTGAAAGTAGTAGAAGGCGAGATTCAAGAAATTAAGCTCGAAGAAAAACAAGTGTTGTTGGCAAACGGACAAGCACTTGCATACGACGAATTAGTTATCGGACTAGGTAGTGAAGATAACTACCACAACGTGCCTGGGGCAGCTGAACATACGCTAAGTATCCAAACGATTGGAAAATCCCGTCGGACGTATCAAACGTTACTCGGATTAGGCGATGGCGCAACCGTAGGAATCGTGGGTGCGGGACTAAGCGGTATTGAATTAGCGAGTGAGTTACGTGAGAGTCGTCCCGATTTGAAAATTAAATTATTTGATCGTAGCCCGCGTATTTTGCGTGACTTCCCTGAACGATTGAGTAACTTTGTAAAAGGTTGGTTTGATGAGAACGAAGTAGAAGTCGTTGCGAATTCCAACATTACTAAAGTAGGCGAACATATTCTGTATAACCATGAAGATACAATTGATGTAGATGCAGTAGTTTGGACAGCTGGCATTAAGCCAGGTAAGGTCGTGGATGATTTAGTCATTCAGAAAGACCGTTCAGGCCGTATCGTACTCAATCAATATCACCAAGTTCCAAGTTACCGAAACGTTTATGTTGTCGGAGATATTGCCGCGCTCACACACGCACCAAGCGCTCAGTTGGCAGAAGTACAAGGAGAGCAAATCGTTCAAGTTTTACGCTCTACTTGGAAAGGTGAACCGTTGATGCCTGAAATGCCAGAGCTGAAACTAAAAGGCTTTATGGGTTCATTAGGAAAGAAGCAAGGATTTGCGTACTTAGCAGATCGTACCGTAACAGGAAGAATTGCACGTTTAATGAAATCTGGCTTGCTATGGATGTACAAATGGCACAACGGGTAA